TTACCATTGTTCCACAATGTTTTTCCAGAATAGCATCAACCCTTTTAATGAACTTGTTAGCACTTGATATTCTACAGTTCAGATCAGAGCTTGTTCCTTTTCTCTTGGCATTATTTCCAAGGACTGTTTTAATACCAAAGTACAGATTAGGATGGAATGTCCAAGCCTGTCTCCAGTTTGTTGACACAACACTCAACCGAGCGACTTCCTTTAATGTTAATTTTGATATTACCCTTAGTACAATATCCTGACAATGCATTTTGAACAAGCATCAGAATACAGCCTCCTAGTCCTAGCACAAAAGGAGTTGAGAGTTTCATGACTTCATGTCATGATATGACATACCTCGGGAAGAGACTGAAAATTAAGCAGACATGGTCTTGTCCTCTGTAAATTAAGCTGCCCCCGACTTATCTTCTGAAAATTATGTTGTGTTCTTCTCCTCTTACTAATACGTTGTCCGCAAATTATACAATTCCTTTTGGCTGTTGTGCTCTTACTCCTGAAACCAACAATCAGCATGCTCTGCCAGTATGCAATGATACTTCTTTCAGAAGTTTTAAGTAGCACACAGAATTGACTtcttgaaactttttttttagcaaaataaCACATATGTCAGAGGGTATTTTGCATTATTATTAGTAGTAACAGTACACAAATAAATGAATATAAGCATATAATGTGATGGAATTCTGCCATGTAAGGATGCCTTTCTTTAgattctctatttatttattttttgcggGGGCCTTTGTTTAGATTCCATATCGTATTAAAAtcacaagcaaataaagaaaaagGTGCATGAGTTGGGAGTCACCTTCCATGGATTTTCGAGGAGACAAGAACGTTGTCCTCCATTGTTGGACGTGGAGGCAGTGGATCAGGGACAAGAGAAACCCTGAATCCCTCCACCGCAGGTCCGCAGCCCAATCCAATCAGCAGACTCCTGATCCCAGCAAGGTAGCCATGAAGGGGGATGGAATGATTTATGATTCTGAGACAGGGAGAGGCTATTTAGGGCTGGAGCCGCTCGATCGCGAGGCGCAGCATCAAGGAGTCGACCGGAGGTTAGGGATGAAGGCTCATCTTTTATGGGCCTTACCGGTAGATGGCCGTACGGCCCATATACAGGCCCATAAATCAGCCCATATCGATTTTGACTGCTAGTAGTAGTATTTATTTGAGAGGATATAAGAATCGTATTCTTTTTCTTCAATACGAATCGGTTTCGGATTTGTTGCcgcaaaaatcaaaataaaacccgggtggaggaggagggagaagatgAAGCAAACGAGAGAGATCGAGCTTGAGGCCGGGTGGAATCGCGAGGGGATGTCATGGCGAAGCGGCGGGCAGAGTCCGAGCTTGAGCTGGTGGAGGCGGAAGCggaagcggaggcggaggcggaggcggagaagaaTGGGAGGCGAGCAGCAGGTAGTCAGGACGGGGTGAATCGCGCGTTCATCCTCGAGTGCAGCAAACATAGCGATGGATCGATCTACAGCGGCGACGATTTTTGGCACAGATTTTACAAGGTCGCCGATACCCGAGAGAGTAAGTTTTAACTTTTAACTTCTTGCAAACCCTAGCTTTTTCCCCTCTCCACCATGCATCACCTACCATCCTCTCATCTCCTTAATTAGTTCCTTTTCAATTTTAACTTTGCATCATCTACAATCCTCTCATCTGCCCTTAATTAGTTCCCTTTCAATTTAGCTTCACTTGGTAGCACCTCAGATCGATGCTATTTAATTCATGCTCTTTTAACTTCAATTTTATACTATATTGCTGTGTCACCTAATTTGTTCCCCAGGAGGCGGGCAGCCTCTTGGGTGCAATCAAAGAAGAGGTCGCAATCTGGAAGGAAGCAGGAGTCTTTAAAGAATAGAGATGCAATcccttttattttggttttggGAGGGCGCTCCGGCATACTCCATTCAGTTTCGACATCTTCTTGTTGGAATTCTAAACTTGTAAATTTGTACATCGTAAGGAAATTTGGACTGAGGGGTCTTTGGTCAGCAcggcaaaataataataataataataaaatctaATTTGTTCTTGTGTATGCTCAGTACTATGGAACTGATGTCAAATTAAACCCTTTTTTTCATAACATATCTGTCTAGCTTGATGTCAAATTTAGACCTTTCATAACATAATCTAGTTCTAAGTAACACTAGATATTCCTTAAGTACTACTTCAAAAAACTCTTAAAGGCACCATCTAGGATATGGTATATCTTGCTTTGGGTCCATGATAGTGTGGAGTTTGCTGTTTTAAACCTTATTCGTATCTATTTGTTTCTTTCCTGCTCATTTCAATATTGGGGTTAACAATCTAACTTCTAATCATCCACTGATGTGTATGGCTGTTCAGCTCGTATGGAGGCAATGATGCTGTCAAACCCAACCAATTGCCGGCCACACATGTGGGCTTGCAAGGCGCACAGTGTGCAATTCATGATGCAGATATTCTCGCTCAAGCTATCCAATATCACTGCTGCTGTTGATGGCCCAGTTCACTTGTATGGATACTTTGCTGTCCGGGATCATTTGGACCCGCTACGCAACTACATCTTCAACCGCACCAGGGATGACCCTTTCATCATGGGGCAAGACAATGGCGTTGATTCGGATAATTCATTGATACCAATGTCAGGCCCCAAGAGAGGCATTGGAAACCAAGTTCGTGTGCTCATCGAGTTCGACATGAAGATCAAGAACGGAGAGACACAAGACGATGATTTTCAGCTCATCGATGGTGCCATTATCTGCAGCGAATTCGTGCTTCCCGATAGAGTGTTTACGCAACGGATTGAGGGTGATTGTGGTGCGGTCGACATTAGTCGAGCCCTTTTTCACGAAGCAGTGGAGGCCACAATACAAGTTAGCATATCACAAGTGCATGTCAATGGCTTGAGCTTATCTTTATATTCTTATACCAGTCGAATCCCTGAAAAGATTCGGCTCTTTGATGGTGTCATTTCCAAGCCATGTGACCTGAATAGGGTAGTTGCTGTGGTGGAGAATACACCTTTGTTTTTAATCTTCAGGGCTGTTCATAGGGATGGCTCGGATTATGATATCCCTAAATACTGTCCATTGGTCTTCAAGGTTGATCAGGGGGATGGCTCGTATCGTGTCTCTGAATATTGTCCATTCAAAGCTAGAAGACATGGATATGACATGAAAGAGCTTAAACTTGGTGGCGCCCGTGTACTGTTGAAGGTGTCTTGGTCAACTTTGAAGTGATTTTGAATATTCCTGGGGTATACATAATCTATGCTAAGCAGAAATAGCGATATTTCTGTGTATTGACTAGTAGGCAAATGTTTGGGCCTTATTTTGAGTACATATTTAAGTTTTTTATTTGTTGTAGAAGTTCGACAGGTGAAGGATGCCACACTCTTATCTGTTCTTATTTATTGCATATTAATGCAGATTAAATTTGGTATTGCTACCTGAATTTACCAAATGTTTTGGATGCAACTCTTGTGGAATTCTAATGTTTAACTTACACAATATACTCTTGCAAGAGTGCCGAAGAGAAAAGGGATCATCCATTAATTTGTTCCGTCATTGTGTCTGCGTGTGAAATAGTGATGCTTATGTTAGGTAATACTGATCTGCTTCTGGGGCGCGTTTTGTTGGGAAAATTGAAGATATGCTACTCCCCTGGAATCATTTTCAGGACGTCACTCCTTCAGCTTGACTTTGCTAAAATGGATTGTTTGCATGATAATAAATAATAGATGAATCTTCGGTGTAGCATCGCATtgatgaataaaacttttttttgccATCTGTttgtaatgatatttttttcctctttgtATTTTGGTCGGCCAAGTGTCCGAACAGTTTGGCATCTTGTAACTAAACAAGTTCTACTCCTTAATACAAAGACGTGTGAACCTTTCGCATGTTACCTAAAACAAAAATGAGTCCACCAACAACATTACAAAAATGAGACCACCAACAGCATTACAGCAAGCAGATAATGAGCATGAGGGGgtgtagaaaagaaaaaaaaagaatttatgAAAGCATCGCTTGATTACTGAATTATTGCCAGGACAACCGTTGAAGAAGCAAACCGCAGAAGCTGCAACTCCAGTCCAGCGGTTTACTAACAGGCAACAGACATCCAATCATCTTATGTTTACTGAAATAGTAGTAAAGTGGTGAGGGATTGCCAATGCCAATCTGCCAGACAATAAAAACTGACAGGGACAGAGACTGGAGTTACTAAGTGTTCAGCTCAGTTTACTGAACCAGCTATCTAAGAGATTAAGCAAGGCTAAGTCAGAGAGGAACTGTGTAATGAATGAGATAGCGCTATCTAATCAGTTTactgtctgctgctgctgctgctgctaggccAAGACGAGGAGGGGGTTGTGTCTCCTTGCTTAATGAGCTCCAAGTTGATCTTTTGGGCCAAGTTGAGTCTCATGGCTGCGACGCTCTCAGCACTTACTTGATCCATCACCGACTCAAACCAGCAGGGCGCCGCTTCTTCTGTCCTTGGATGCTTCTTCCACCACCGGCAGATGGCCAGGGCAACTGCCAACAGGTAGACGCCGCAATCGTACCCATTGCTCTGCTGCGGTGTCGGGCCTGAGATGGGCGGTCCCTGCGGTGGCGCCGGGAGCAGTGGCCGGAGCGCGTCGGCGAGGCGGGTTGCCGCCGGCAGATTGGCGCCGTCCATACTGTCGTGGTGGACGAAGCGGCCGGTGATGTTGTCCAGCACAAGAAGACTCCAGTGTGACCCATCGTCGGCCTTGTCCAACCTCTCGCTGTTGTTCACCGGGAATAACACCATCCTGCGAGATGCCAGTAACAGTGCCTGGGCTGTATCAGCGACAGTCTCAGGCTCATAGTCTTGCAAGTTCGCCAGCAGAGAAGCCACGGATGGCGACACCAGGAGAAGGCTCTCATCACCCAACTCGGTTGTCATGTGCGCCATCACAAAGTTAATCACGCCATCTAATAGGAAGTTTGGGGCAGCAAGGCTCGCGACATCGGAGCTGAACAGAGTTGCGTCACGGTGACTCATTACGCTCTTTCCTcttgtcctcgtcgtcgtcgtcgtcggagactTATGCAGGGATTGTTTCTTCACAGTGAGGCCGAG
This genomic window from Oryza sativa Japonica Group chromosome 12, ASM3414082v1 contains:
- the LOC4351392 gene encoding uncharacterized protein; this encodes MAKRRAESELELVEAEAEAEAEAEAEKNGRRAAGSQDGVNRAFILECSKHSDGSIYSGDDFWHRFYKVADTRETRMEAMMLSNPTNCRPHMWACKAHSVQFMMQIFSLKLSNITAAVDGPVHLYGYFAVRDHLDPLRNYIFNRTRDDPFIMGQDNGVDSDNSLIPMSGPKRGIGNQVRVLIEFDMKIKNGETQDDDFQLIDGAIICSEFVLPDRVFTQRIEGDCGAVDISRALFHEAVEATIQVSISQVHVNGLSLSLYSYTSRIPEKIRLFDGVISKPCDLNRVVAVVENTPLFLIFRAVHRDGSDYDIPKYCPLVFKVDQGDGSYRVSEYCPFKARRHGYDMKELKLGGARVLLKVSWSTLK
- the LOC107276556 gene encoding NEDD8-specific protease 1 gives rise to the protein MSHRDATLFSSDVASLAAPNFLLDGVINFVMAHMTTELGDESLLLVSPSVASLLANLQDYEPETVADTAQALLLASRRMVLFPVNNSERLDKADDGSHWSLLVLDNITGRFVHHDSMDGANLPAATRLADALRPLLPAPPQGPPISGPTPQQSNGYDCGVYLLAVALAICRWWKKHPRTEEAAPCWFESVMDQVSAESVAAMRLNLAQKINLELIKQGDTTPSSSWPSSSSSSRQ